A stretch of Gorilla gorilla gorilla isolate KB3781 chromosome 9, NHGRI_mGorGor1-v2.1_pri, whole genome shotgun sequence DNA encodes these proteins:
- the AP5B1 gene encoding AP-5 complex subunit beta-1, whose amino-acid sequence MGPLSRDAWAQRLGAFRASPSAFMAGPEGEDLGRDLLGDLRSEKLSEQTKVSLLALSMEYPAQMWPDASAAEVAATSLLDTLVLLPPRPSALRRPLLLAATTALAAGGALGPTSGASCRLLPLLLGLAAGSDLGRGFVPASEQRPLQATACECLRELESCKPGLLGGSLGLLRGLLGQEGPVQPLSLLLALALRNTLVLQSRVGAGLGGLLTDKVSPTGGGPWDWTLVEEGDGRLQPQAPSWPAAEEGEGEHSLTAREHSPEEARELRAAVIQLLDTSYLLTPVAQAQLLWLLGWALRGLQGQPPALFKPQLVRLLGTAQLTLLHAVLALKAAFGEALFTAQDEALLLRRLTLAAQHPALPPPTHLFYLHCVLSFPENWPLGPEGEEAAPLLLGPQLCRGLLPSLLHDPMALLARLHLLCLLCAEEEEEEKGQLPSPRHYLEELLAGLRQRAALDGGPRALATLCFQASYLVACCLAGQPTVLTPLIHGLAQLYQARPMLAPHFVDLLDQVDSELREPLKVVLRQVVVSRPGKDEALCWHLQMLAKVADGDAQSATLNFLQAAAAHCTNWDLQQGLLWVCRALLRAGVRGGLVDLLQVLARQLEDPDGRDHARLYYILLAHLAAPKLGVALGPSLAAPALASSLVAENQGFVAALMVQEAPALVRLSMGSHRVKGPLPVLKLQPEALEPIYSLELRFRVEGQLYAPLEAVHVPCLCPGRPARPLLLPLQPRCPAPARLDVHALYTTSTGLTCHAHLPPLFVNFADLFLPFPQPPEGAGLGFFEELWDSCLPEGAESRVWCPLGPQGLEGLVSRHLEPFVVVAQPPTSYCVAIHLPPDSKLLLRLEAALADGVPVALRTDDWAVLPLAGDYLRGLAAAV is encoded by the exons ATGGGGCCCCTGAGCCGGGACGCCTGGGCCCAGCGCTTGGGGGCCTTCCGGGCCAGCCCGTCCGCCTTCATGGCAGGTCCCGAGGGGGAGGATTTGGGTCGCGACCTGCTGGGCGACCTGAGAAGTGAGAAGCTGAGCGAACAGACCAAG GTTTCCCTGCTGGCCCTGAGCATGGAGTACCCTGCGCAGATGTGGCCCGACGCCTCTGCGGCCGAGGTGGCCGCCACCTCCCTGTTGGACACCTTGGTCCTCCTACCCCCGCGGCCCTCAGCTCTCCGTCGGCCACTGCTGCTGGCGGCCACCACTGCCCTGGCGGCGGGCGGCGCGCTGGGCCCCACCTCGGGCGCCTCCTGCCGGCTCCTGCCCCTACTGCTCGGCCTGGCCGCGGGTAGCGATCTGGGGCGAGGCTTTGTCCCCGCCTCGGAACAGCGCCCCTTGCAGGCCACCGCCTGCGAGTGCCTGCGAGAGCTAGAGAGCTGCAAGCCCGGGCTGCTGGGGGGCTCCCTGGGGTTGCTGCGGGGCCTGCTGGGGCAGGAAGGCCCTGTCCAGCCACTCAGCCTGTTGCTGGCCCTCGCTTTGCGCAACACCTTGGTGCTCCAGTCCCGGGTTGGGGCTGGCCTGGGGGGACTGCTCACGGATAAGGTCTCCCCAACTGGGGGTGGTCCCTGGGATTGGACACTAGTGGAGGAGGGCGATGGACGTcttcagccccaggcacccagctgGCCGGCAgctgaggagggagagggggagcaTAGCCTTACAGCACGAGAGCACAGCCCTGAGGAGGCGCGGGAGCTGCGGGCTGCGGTGATCCAGCTTCTGGACACCTCCTATCTGCTCACTCCTGTggcccaggcccagctcctgtgGCTGCTGGGCTGGGCCCTGCGGGGTCTGCAGGGACAGCCACCGGCACTCTTCAAGCCGCAGCTGGTACGGCTGCTAGGCACAGCACAGCTGACACTGTTGCACGCCGTGCTTGCGCTCAAGGCGGCCTTTGGTGAGGCCCTGTTCACAGCCCAGGATGAAGCGTTGCTGCTCCGCCGGCTCACCTTGGCTGCCCAGCACCCTGCTCTGCCTCCGCCCACCCATCTCTTTTACCTGCACTGCGTCCTGAGCTTCCCTGAGAACTGGCCGCTGGGCCCTGAAGGTGAGGAGGCTGCCCCACTGCTGCTAGGGCCCCAGCTATGCCGTGGTCTCCTGCCCAGTCTCCTGCATGACCCAATGGCCCTCCTGGCCCGCCTGCATTTACTGTGCCTGCtctgtgctgaggaggaagaagaggagaaaggccAGCTTCCAAGCCCACGGCACTACCTGGAAGAGCTGCTGGCTGGCTTGCGGCAGCGGGCAGCCCTGGATGGGGGCCCCCGGGCCTTGGCCACTCTCTGCTTCCAGGCCTCATATCTGGTGGCCTGCTGCCTGGCTGGGCAACCTACGGTGCTGACCCCCTTGATCCACGGACTGGCCCAGCTGTACCAAGCCCGGCCCATGCTGGCTCCCCACTTTGTGGACCTCTTGGATCAGGTGGACTCTGAGCTGAGGGAGCCCCTGAAGGTGGTGTTGCGGCAGGTGGTGGTGTCCAGGCCGGGCAAGGATGAAGCTCTTTGCTGGCACTTGCAGATGCTGGCAAAGGTGGCAGATGGAGATGCCCAGAGTGCTACCCTCAACTTTCTACAGGCCGCGGCTGCCCACTGCACGAACTGGGACCTACAGCAGGGCCTGCTGTGGGTCTGCCGGGCGCTGCTGCGGGCAGGGGTGAGGGGCGGCCTGGTCGACTTGCTGCAGGTGCTGGCCAGGCAGCTGGAGGACCCTGATGGGCGTGACCACGCCCGCCTCTACTACATCCTGCTGGCACACCTGGCAGCACCCAAGTTGGGGGTGGCCCTGGGCCCCTCGCTTGCCGCACCTGCACTGGCCTCTTCACTGGTGGCCGAGAACCAGGGCTTTGTGGCAGCACTGATGGTGCAGGAGGCCCCGGCCCTGGTACGGCTGAGCATGGGGTCCCATCGGGTCAAGGGCCCACTCCCAGTGTTGAAGCTCCAGCCGGAGGCGCTGGAGCCCATCTACTCTCTGGAGCTGCGCTTCCGTGTGGAAGGACAGCTGTATGCACCCCTGGAGGCTGTCCATGTGCCCTGCCTGTGTCCTGGCCGCCCTGCCCGCCCTCTGCTCCTACCGCTGCAGCCCCGATGCCCGGCCCCCGCACGGCTGGATGTCCATGCCCTTTACACCACATCCACTGGTCTCACGTGCCATGCCCACTTGCCACCCCTGTTCGTGAACTTTGCCGACCTCTTTCTGCCTTTCCCGCAGCCTCCAGAGGGGGCCGGGCTGGGCTTCTTTGAGGAGCTCTGGGATTCCTGCCTGCCAGAGGGTGCTGAGAGTCGTGTGTGGTGTCCACTTGGGCCACAGGGCCTGGAGGGCTTGGTGTCCCGCCACCTGGAGCCTTTCGTGGTGGTGGCCCAGCCTCCTACCAGCTACTGTGTAGCGATCCACCTGCCCCCAGACTCAAAGCTGCTGCTGCGGCTGGAGGCGGCCCTGGCAGATGGAGTGCCTGTGGCCCTGCGGACCGATGACTGGGCCGTGCTGCCCCTGGCGGGGGACTACCTCCGTGGGCTGGCGGCTGCTGTCTGA